CGGGACGGACCACGGGTACCACGCGCAGACGTACAGCTGGCTGACCGGCGAGCTGGTGCGGCGGATCACCGGGCGGACCATCGGCGAGTGGATCGCCGACGAGATCGCCGGCCCGGTGGGGGCCGACCTGTGGCTCGGGCTGCCGCGGGCGCAGCGCGCGCGAGTGGGACGGGTGGGGCAGGTGGACGCGCCCGCGCAGAGCGGGGCGCTGAAGACCCGGCCCAAGCCCGCCGTCACCGCCGCCTACGCCGATCCCGCCTCCCTCACCCGCCGCGCCTTCGCCGCGATCACCCCGCTGCCCGACGAGAACGACCCCGCATACCGGGCCGCGGCGCTCCCCGCCTCCAACGGCATCGCCACCGCCGACGGCCTGGCCCGCTTCTACGCGTCACTGATCGGCGAGGTGGCGGGCGGGGTGCGGCTGCTGCGCCCGGAGACGCTGGAACTGGCGCGCGGCGAGCAGTCCTCGGGCCCCGACCGGGTGCTCGTCGTGAACACCCGGTTCGGCCTGGGCCACATGCTGCACGGAGCCGCGTCCCCGCTGCTGTCCCCCACCTCCTTCGGCCACCCGGGCCGCGGGGGCGCGCTCGGCCTCGCCGACCCCGAGTCGGGGATCGCCTTCGGCTATGTCACCAACGGCTTCCGGACGAGCGTGACGGCCGACCCGCGCGCGCAGGCGCTGCTGCGGGCGGTGCGGACGGCCCTGGCTGGCGGGCGCTGACGCTCACACGTTGATCGAGTGCGACCTGCGGCCCGAGTCGTCGTCGATCTCCACATGGGCCTTGGTCAGCAGTTGCATGGCGATCTCGTTGAGGGCCCGGGCGCCGGCGATCTCCTCGCCGACCCGCGGCTGGTTGATGTCCACGTTGTGCCGGGTGGCATGCCCCTGGGTCCTGATCTCGGTCCCGTCGGGCAGGCGTACCAGCGCGACCGCGCGCGTGTGCCGGCCGTCCTCCTCGAACTCCAGCTCGACATGCCATCCGACAGTGGTGTGCATAGTGGTCATGAGGTCACCTCCGGAAGTCCTCCTTCCAGGGTGCTCCTGAGAGCGGACGGACGCACCCAGTCGGGCTCAGGCCAGCAGCCGCGTTCCGTCCGGTACGGCGATGCCGAACTCCTCGTCGAGGACTCGGCGCGCCTCCGTCTCGTCGGTGAGCTCGCGCTGCTTGACGGTGCCGTCGGGGTGGGTCTCGATGAGCAGCGGACCGTTGAGGAGGAGGTGGCGGTCGGCAGTGCTGCGCTGGACGTAGACGCGGCTGCTGAACGGTGAGCGCGGGTTGGTGGCGATGTGCCAGTTGATCACCTCGAAGTCGGGCCGCTCGAAGGGTTCGAGAGTGAAGGCGTACTGCGCCTGCCAGACGCCCTCGCCGGACGCCCCGGAGGTCCCGGCCGCCCCGCTATCTCCGCTCGCCCCGCTCGCCGCGTGTGCCTGGAGCACCCACAGCTCCAGCGGGCCGCGGTGCGGGGCGTGGACGAGGCGATGGCGGCGGCCCGCGTCGTGGAACTCGACGTCCGCGGTGAGCGGGACGGCTTCCAGCAGCGCTCCCGGGGCGCCGAAACCGACGTCGGCGAGGTACGGCCGTGGGTCGCCCGG
The sequence above is a segment of the Streptomyces asoensis genome. Coding sequences within it:
- a CDS encoding serine hydrolase domain-containing protein, with the protein product MNVSGAVAEGFEPVREAFVRNFEVLGDRGAAVTVYRDGHRVVDLWAGTRDVDGAAGEAAPWEQGTAQIVRSATKGVAAAALLLLHQRGQLDLDAPVGTYWPEYKAAGKERTLVRHLLAHRAGVPVLDRPLTPAEATDPDLGAAAVAAQAPAWEPGTDHGYHAQTYSWLTGELVRRITGRTIGEWIADEIAGPVGADLWLGLPRAQRARVGRVGQVDAPAQSGALKTRPKPAVTAAYADPASLTRRAFAAITPLPDENDPAYRAAALPASNGIATADGLARFYASLIGEVAGGVRLLRPETLELARGEQSSGPDRVLVVNTRFGLGHMLHGAASPLLSPTSFGHPGRGGALGLADPESGIAFGYVTNGFRTSVTADPRAQALLRAVRTALAGGR
- a CDS encoding DUF1876 domain-containing protein, which translates into the protein MHTTVGWHVELEFEEDGRHTRAVALVRLPDGTEIRTQGHATRHNVDINQPRVGEEIAGARALNEIAMQLLTKAHVEIDDDSGRRSHSINV
- a CDS encoding arylamine N-acetyltransferase family protein → MPETTAFGPDDLDSYLRRIGWEGERRADAATLRGVHLAHTRAIPFENLDPLRGTVPSLVPADLIAKLVRGGRRGGYCYEHNMLLAGVLEALGFGVTLLTARVVVGARRVEDRPRTHMALLVEVPGDPRPYLADVGFGAPGALLEAVPLTADVEFHDAGRRHRLVHAPHRGPLELWVLQAHAASGASGDSGAAGTSGASGEGVWQAQYAFTLEPFERPDFEVINWHIATNPRSPFSSRVYVQRSTADRHLLLNGPLLIETHPDGTVKQRELTDETEARRVLDEEFGIAVPDGTRLLA